A portion of the Scylla paramamosain isolate STU-SP2022 chromosome 2, ASM3559412v1, whole genome shotgun sequence genome contains these proteins:
- the LOC135107006 gene encoding uncharacterized protein LOC135107006 — protein sequence MAWQADGQTQSVAGSAFSQHQHQCLSSPPAPAPVSSLNASTNQHECLSSAPAPVSSLSSSTSISAFPQHQHHTSTNVFPQHQHQCLPSAPTQAPAPSLSTNTSTNAFPQHQHQYLPSGPAPVPSLSTSISSSAFFHSTSTSAFPHSTSTSALSQHQHQCLPLAPTPFLSSSTSTSAFPQHQHLLSAPVPVPSLTASAPAPVPSLSTSTFPQHQYQHQCLPSVPTPHQCLPSTPATAPVLSLSTSTSTNTSPQHQHQYLPSAPAPVPVPSLSTSTSTSAFPQHQHQYLPSGPAPVTSLSASTSSSAFFHSTSTSAFAHSTSTSALSQHQYQCLPFAPTPFLSSSTSTSTSAFPQHQCLSLPPAPAPVPSLSTSTSTTMYVVWLPASVMTRKPKYGVDIIPLLFWQLSNVENIKSIRAEMWPCWYMKRRENLMLFFSSASKGQWESADVVVAV from the exons ATGGCTTGGCAGGCTGATGGCCAGACACAAAGTGTTGCTGGAAGTGCCTTCTCTCAACACCAGCACCAGTGCCTTtcctcaccaccagcaccagcaccagtatCTTCTCTCAACGCCAGCACCAACCAGCACGAGTGCCTTTcctcagcaccagcaccagtgtCTTCcctcagcagcagcaccagcatcagtgccttccctcagcaccagcacca CACCAGCACCAATGTCTTCcctcagcaccagcaccagtgcCTTCCCTCAGCACCAACACAAGCACCAGCGCCTTCCCTCAGCACCAACACTAGCACCAATGCCTTCcctcagcaccagcaccagtacCTCCCCTCAGGACCAGCACCAGTACCTTCCCTCAGCACTAGCATCAGCTCCAGTGCCTTCTTtcacagcaccagcaccagtgcCTTCCCtcacagcaccagcaccagtgcCTTAtctcagcaccagcaccagtgtCTTCCCTTAGCACCAACACCTTTCCTCAGCTCCAGTACCAGCACCAGTGCCTTCCCTCAGCACCAGCACCTTCTCTCAGCACCAGTGCCAGTGCCTTCCCTCACAgcatcagcaccagcaccagtgcCTTCCCTCAGCACCAGCACCTTCCCTCAGCACCAGTACCAGCACCAGTGTCTTCCCTCAGTACCAACGCCA CACCAGTGCCTTCCCtcaacaccagcaacagcaccagtgCTTTCcctcagcaccagcaccagcaccaataCCTCTcctcagcaccagcaccagtacCTCCcctcagcaccagcaccagtacCAGTGCCTTCcctcagcaccagcaccagcactagtgccttccctcagcaccagcaccagtacCTCCCCTCAGGACCAGCACCAGTAACTTCCCTCAGTGCTAGCACCAGCTCCAGTGCCTTCTTtcacagcaccagcaccagtgcCTTTGCtcacagcaccagcaccagtgcCTTATCTCAGCACCAGTACCAGTGTCTTCCCTTCGCACCAACACCTTTCCTCAGCTCCagtaccagcaccagcaccagtgcCTTCCCTCAGCACCAGTGCCTTTCcttaccaccagcaccagcaccagtgccttccctcagcaccagcaccagcacca CCATGTATGTGGTATGGCTACCTGCAAGTGTAATGACAAGGAAGCCTAAATATGGTGTGGACATCATTCCTCTTCTGTTTTGGCAACTTAGTAATGTGGAGAACATAAAATCTATAAGGGCAGAGATGTGGCCTTGCTGGTATATGAAAAGACGAGAGAACTTGATGCTTTTCTTCAGTTCTGCCAGCAAAGGACAATGGGAGAGTGcagatgtggtggtggcagtgtga